The window CAGGAAAGGTTGAGTAGGGGGGCAAAGTCACAGAAGAAGTGATCTATATTCTGAGGGCCACAGAAGGATAAGGTAGAGATCCAAACAGCTGGCATCAATGGAGCAAAAAGTCCTGCAGTCCAAGCAAAAAGTGCCAGATAGTCACTGACCTTGTTGGTCATAATAGTTGTATAACGTAATGGGTGACAGATGGCCAAGTAGCGATCATAAGACATCACCGCCAACAAAAAATTCACAGTAGCTCCAAAGGCAAAGATGAAATAGAACTGAATGATGCAGCCATGCACTGAGATGGTTTTGTTCCCGGTTACCAATCCAGCCATCATTTTGGGAATGAAGGTGGAGGTGTACCATATTTCCAAAAAGGAGAAGTTGGAAATAAAGAAGTACATGGGCTTGTGAAGGCGTCGCTCTGCCCTTACTGTGCCAATGATGATGGCATTGGTTGTGATGGTGAAGATGTAGATGGCCAGAAAGAGAATGAAGAGGACAATCTGTAGCTGAGGAATGGCAGTGAACCCCACCAGAATGAATTCAGTCACACTGGAGTTGTTTCTCCTTCTCATTGCTTCATGGCTCAGGTCTGCACAGGAGAAGAGAACAAGGTATCAAGATATAGCAGGCTCCTTGAACCTTGGCTTGAACCATCAGGCTTTGATGGTACTACCTCCACTATATACagacttatctcatgcatatttattgtggatatccttaaaacctaaCTGGCTCCGGTGTCCCCTGGGctggtttgggaagccctgagaTAGACTCTTTCACAAGGACCGATATCATAAGATTAATGAATAGATTCAGACACTGCCATTGAATTTGCAGGTCATGTGCGGTCTCTGACACTTATTAGAGTGCAGGTATTCAGACCGGTGCTTGGATaactgagaaaataaaggggtccttttactaaggtttgttaatgggcttcttagcatttaacacatgctaTTCATtagctaaggggctcattttcgaaagagaaaaacattcaaaaagtggcataaggcaGTATTTGGATGTATTGCTTGGCAAAACGTTGAAATCGCTATTTTTAAAACCCATATTCTAAACGTTTTGCTATGCAGTTCATCGGCAgtatgttcaaatcacaaggggacttGTCGGGGACGAGATTTGGATGTtgctaagacttggacgtttttctgccataatggaacaaaacagaaacatcTGGGGCTACAATTTAAATGTTTtggcctagacctgtttttatctcgactaagtcagaaaaaggtatcctaaatgaccggatgaccactagagggattaaggcatgaccccccttacttccccagtggtcactgaccccatcccaccccccccccaaagatgtgaaagaaacagtaaacAGAAGGCAGTGATgagatgtgaacgtgtggactgaagaccacgtcgcagccttgcaaatctcttcaatggaggctgactttaagtgagccaccgacgcagccatggctctaacattatgagccgtgacatggccctccagagtcagcccagattgggcataagtga is drawn from Microcaecilia unicolor chromosome 14, aMicUni1.1, whole genome shotgun sequence and contains these coding sequences:
- the LOC115458127 gene encoding olfactory receptor 6F1-like, with amino-acid sequence MRRRNNSSVTEFILVGFTAIPQLQIVLFILFLAIYIFTITTNAIIIGTVRAERRLHKPMYFFISNFSFLEIWYTSTFIPKMMAGLVTGNKTISVHGCIIQFYFIFAFGATVNFLLAVMSYDRYLAICHPLRYTTIMTNKVSDYLALFAWTAGLFAPLMPAVWISTLSFCGPQNIDHFFCDFAPLLNLSCTDTSLVEVIFFTFAWSIILCCFFFTMVSYIHIISTVLRIRSPFGRQKTFSTCSSHLAVVSVYYGTVIFMYVRPTARTTFHLDKVVSVFYSMVTPLFNPIVYSLRNQEVKKAVTKVLHHHQIFG